AATCAACGCGCTCTTCCACGACCCGTCCGCCGCCCTCGTCATCGACGGCCGTACGGTCGCCGCCGCCGAGGAGGAGCGGTTCTCCCGCCGGAAGCACGGCAAGCGGCCGGTGCCCTTCTCCGCCTGGGAGCTGCCGGAACAGGCCGCGGCCTGGTGCCTGAAGCGGGCCGGCCTGCGTCCGCGGGACCTCGACGCGGTGGCGTACTCGTACGACCCGGCTCTGGCGCGGCCGGCCGACGCCATGGGCCTGCACGACCCGTGGGACCACCTCCGCCAGACGTACGCGCGTGAGGCGCCAGGGTTCCTGGCGACCGCCCTGCCCGGCCTCGATCCCGGTCTCGTGCGCTTCGTTCCGCACCACATGGCCCATGCCGCGTCCGGCGCCTTCGCGGCGGACGGCGCCGACCGGAGCTCCGTCCTGGTCCTCGACGGGCGCGGGGAACGCGCCTCGCACCTGGCGGCCCGCCGGATCGGCGACAGGCTGGAGCCGCTGTACGCGCAGGAGCTTCCGCACTCGCTCGGCCTGGTCTACGAGGAACTCACCGAGCACCTCGGGTTCTTGAGGTCCTCCGACGAGTTCAAGGTGATGGCCCTCGCCTCCCACGGGCGCCCGCGGATGCTGGCCGAGCTGCGCCGCCACGTCCACCCGACGGGCGACGGCGGCTTCCGTGCCACCGGAGTGCCCTGGGGCGAGTTCTGCCCGTCCCGGGGCGCGGACGAGCCGTGGAGCGGGGCCCACGCCGATCTCGCCGCGAGCGCCCAGGCCGTCCTGGAAGAGACGATGCTGGACCTGGTCCGATGGCTCCACGGCCGCACCCATGACGACGTGCTCACGCTGGCCGGGGGCGTCGCGCTGAACTGCGTGGCCAACTCCCGTATCGCGCGCGAGGGTCCGTTCTCCCGCGTGTGGGTCCAGCCGGCCGCCGGAGACGCGGGAACGGCCCTGGGGAGCGCGCTGCTCCTCGCCGCCGGGGCGGGGGACGCCCCCGAGCCCATGGCCGGCGCGGACCTGGGCCGCGACTGGTCCGACGCGGAACTGGGTGCCTGGCTCAAGACGGCCGGAGTGCCCTTCGAACGGCCCCAGGACATCGCGGCCACCGTCGCCGAGGCGCTCGCCGACAACGCCGTCGTGGCCTGGTTCCAAGGCCGTTCGGAGTTCGGCCCGCGGGCCCTGGGACACCGCTCGTTGCTCGCCCATCCCGGACACGCGGGAAACCTGGAACGTCTCAACGACGTCAAGGGCCGTGAACAGTTCCGCCCCGTGGCCCCGATGGTGATCGCCGACCGGGCGGCCGAGATCTTCGACGGACCGCTGCCGAGCCCGTACATGCTGTTCGTCCACGACGTGGCCGCCGACTGGCGCGAGCGCATCCCGGCGGTGGTCCACGTCGACGGCACCGCCCGCATCCAGACCGTGGATCCGGAGCGTGAGCCCCTGGTGGCACGGATGCTCACCGAGTTCGAACGGCGCACCGGACTGCCGGTCGTGGTCAACACCAGCCTCAACACCGCCGGCCGGCCGATGGTCGACGACCCCCGGGACGCCCTGGAGTGCTTCGGCTCGTCGCCGGTGGAACTGCTGGCCATCGGGCCGTACGCCGTGCGCCGGGCCGGCATCTTCCGCTCCGGCGAGGAAGGTTGACCGCCATGTACCCGACTCCGATGCGCCCGACCCCCGTGCACCCGGCCCCCGTGGTCCCGCCGCCTTACGCGATCGTCGTACCCACCCTCGGCCGGCCCAGCCTCAGGGCCTGCCTGGACGCCGTCGCCGCCGCCACGGCCTCCGGGTGCGGCCCCGCACGGATCGTCCTCGTACACGACCGTCCGGGCCCCGACGGAACTCCACCGGCGGTGGACGTCCCCCCGGCGCTCCAACCGATCACGACCGTCGTGGCCGGCCGTGCCCGGGGCCCGGCGGCCGCCCGCAACACCGGAACACGGGCGGCGGGCCAGGTGCCCTGGATCGTCTTCCTCGACGACGACGTGGTTCCGGCCCAAAGCTGGGGAGAGGCCCTGGCGCGTGATCTGGCCTCGGCGTCCCGGGACACCGCGGCCGTCACGGCCCGCATCGAAGTCCCCCTTCCGCCCGGCCGCCGTCCCACGGACTGGGAGCGCAACACGGCCGGACTGGCCACCGCCCGCTGGATCACGGCGGACATGGCCTTCCGCCGCGAGGCGCTGGAAGCCGCCGGCGGCTTCGACGAGCGCTTCCGGCGCGCCTTCCGGGAGGACGCCGACCTGGCCCTGCGGCTGATCGAGGGCGGCTGGGTCCTGGCTTCGGGAAGCCGCCGTACCAGCCATCCGGTCCGCCCCGCCGATCGCTGGATCTCCGTACGGCTCCAGGCAGGCAACGCCGACGACGTACTGATGGGCCGCCTGCACGGTCCCGGCTGGTGGGGCCGGGCGGGCGCCCCTCGCGGGCGCCTGCCGCGCCATGCCGCCGTGACCGCGGCCGCCGCCGCTGCCGCCGGCTGTGCGCTCGCGGGCAGGAGGGGCGCCGCCGCCTGGTGTGCGGCCGGCTGGGTGGCGGGCGCCGCCGAGTTCGCCGCGGCCCGGATCACACCCGGGCCGCGCACCCGGGACGAGGTCGTCACCATGGCGGTCACGAGCGCGGTCATCCCCGCGCTGGCGGTCTGGCACTGGCTGCGCGGGACGGTCGTACACCGCCGTGTCGGCCGGGCGCAACCGGCGGCGCCGCCCGGGAGCCGCCCCGCGGCTCCGCAGGAGGCTCCCCGCGCGCAGGTGCGGTCGTGAGGGACCGGCCCGTCGCGGGCACGTCCGCCGGGAAGGCCGCGCCGGGGGCCGTCCCCTGGCTGTGGGACCGCCCCCGTAAGGCCAGTACTCCGCGTCGGCCCGGGCGGTCCGGCGGGCTGCCGGAAGCGGTCCTCTTCGACCGTGACGGCACGCTCGTCGCCGACGTCCCGTACAACGGCGACCCCGCCCGGGTCGCGCCCATGCCCACGGCGCCGGCCGCGGTGGCCGCGCTGCGCCGGCTCGGGGTTCCGGTCGGTGTCGTGAGCAACCAGTCGGGCGTCGCCCGCGGGCTGCTGACGCGGGAGCAGGTCGCGGCGGTGCGCCGACGCGTGGACGAACTGTTCGGCCCGTTCGACGTGTGGGCCGTGTGCCCCCACGGCCCCGAGGACGGCTGCGGCTGCCGCAAACCCGCACCGGGGCTGGTCCTCGCCGCCTGTGAGCGGCTGGGCGCCGCCCCCGAACGGACCGTCGTCGTCGGCGACATCGGCTCCGACGTGCGGGCCGCCTCCGCCGCGGGCGCGCGCGGAGTGCTGGTGCCGACACCCGTCACCCGCCCCGAAGAGGTCGCGGCCGCCCGCGAGACGGCGGGCGATCTGCTCGCCGCCGTCCGCCTCGTCTGCCCGACCGGCTCCGAAGCCGGCCGCGGCACGCACCCCGGCCCGACCCGAGCCCCGGCGCGGCAGCGCCCGCGCGCCACCGGTGGTGCCCGATGACCGCCCCGCGCAGTCTCGTCGTACGCCTCGACAGCGCCGGGGACGTACTGCTGGCCGGTCCCGCCGTGCGCGCGGTGGCGGCCGGCTCGTCCCACACCACGCTGCTCTGCGGGCCCCAGGGCGTCGCCGCGGCGCGGCTGCTGCCCGGCGTGGACCAGGTGCTCGTGTACGAAGCCCCCTGGGTGGGGCTGGAGCCGGGCCGCACCTCGCGCGAGGAGTGCGGCCTGCTCGTCGACGCCCTCGCAGCCGGCCGGTTCGACCGCGGCGTGATCCTGGTGTCCCACCACCAGAGCCCGTTGCCGGCGGCCCTGCTGCTCGCGCTCGCGGGAGTGGAGCAGGTCGCGGCCGACTGCGAGGAGTACCCGGGTTCCCTGCTCGCGCTGCGCCACCACCGGCTGCCGGACCGCCACGAGGCGGAGGCGGCCCTCGACCTGGTGCGCGACTTCGGTTTCCCGCTGCCCGACGGCGACGGCGGCGGCCTGCGCGTGTCCGTTCCGCCCGACACGTCGCGGCTGACGGGTCCCGAACCGTACGTGGTGCTGCATCCCGGAGCCGCGGTGGCCGCACGCGCCTGGAGCCCGGCCAGGGCGACACGCGCCGCGGCCGCGCTGCACGAGGCCGGGCACCGGGTGGTGGTCACCGGCGGCCCCGCGGAGAAGGCGCTGACCGCCGCGGTGGCCGGCCGTCACGGGCTCGACCTGGGCGGCGTCACGACCGACCTGCACGAACTGGCCGGGGTCCTGTCCGCCGCGCGGGTCGTGGTGGCGGGCAACACGGGCCCGGCCCATCTGGCCGCCGCCGTGGGCACGCCCGTGGTGTGCCTGTTCGCACCCGTGGTGCTGGCCGACCGGTGGCGGCCGTACCGGGTACCGCACGTACTCCTCGGCGACCAGCGGGCTCCGTGCGCCGGCAGCAGGGCGCGGAGCTGCCCCGTGGCGGGCCACCCGTGCCTGGACTCGGTGGACGACGGCGAGGTGCTGGCGGCCGTCGCCGGACTCCTCACGGGCGGCCCGCCGGGCGGCCGCGGACCGCGAGCGCCCGGACGGAGCGAGACCGACGGAGGAGTGACCGCATGAACATCCTGCTGTGGCATGTGCACGGTTCCTGGACCACCGCGTTCGTCCAGGGACCGCACACCTACCTCGTACCGGTCACCCCGGACCGGGGACCCGACGGGCTGGGCCGCGCCCGGACCTTCACCTGGCCCGATTCCGTACGGGAGGTCACTCCGGCC
This DNA window, taken from Streptomyces sp. TN58, encodes the following:
- a CDS encoding carbamoyltransferase, which gives rise to MRILGINALFHDPSAALVIDGRTVAAAEEERFSRRKHGKRPVPFSAWELPEQAAAWCLKRAGLRPRDLDAVAYSYDPALARPADAMGLHDPWDHLRQTYAREAPGFLATALPGLDPGLVRFVPHHMAHAASGAFAADGADRSSVLVLDGRGERASHLAARRIGDRLEPLYAQELPHSLGLVYEELTEHLGFLRSSDEFKVMALASHGRPRMLAELRRHVHPTGDGGFRATGVPWGEFCPSRGADEPWSGAHADLAASAQAVLEETMLDLVRWLHGRTHDDVLTLAGGVALNCVANSRIAREGPFSRVWVQPAAGDAGTALGSALLLAAGAGDAPEPMAGADLGRDWSDAELGAWLKTAGVPFERPQDIAATVAEALADNAVVAWFQGRSEFGPRALGHRSLLAHPGHAGNLERLNDVKGREQFRPVAPMVIADRAAEIFDGPLPSPYMLFVHDVAADWRERIPAVVHVDGTARIQTVDPEREPLVARMLTEFERRTGLPVVVNTSLNTAGRPMVDDPRDALECFGSSPVELLAIGPYAVRRAGIFRSGEEG
- a CDS encoding glycosyltransferase family 9 protein, whose protein sequence is MTAPRSLVVRLDSAGDVLLAGPAVRAVAAGSSHTTLLCGPQGVAAARLLPGVDQVLVYEAPWVGLEPGRTSREECGLLVDALAAGRFDRGVILVSHHQSPLPAALLLALAGVEQVAADCEEYPGSLLALRHHRLPDRHEAEAALDLVRDFGFPLPDGDGGGLRVSVPPDTSRLTGPEPYVVLHPGAAVAARAWSPARATRAAAALHEAGHRVVVTGGPAEKALTAAVAGRHGLDLGGVTTDLHELAGVLSAARVVVAGNTGPAHLAAAVGTPVVCLFAPVVLADRWRPYRVPHVLLGDQRAPCAGSRARSCPVAGHPCLDSVDDGEVLAAVAGLLTGGPPGGRGPRAPGRSETDGGVTA
- a CDS encoding D-glycero-alpha-D-manno-heptose-1,7-bisphosphate 7-phosphatase, translating into MRDRPVAGTSAGKAAPGAVPWLWDRPRKASTPRRPGRSGGLPEAVLFDRDGTLVADVPYNGDPARVAPMPTAPAAVAALRRLGVPVGVVSNQSGVARGLLTREQVAAVRRRVDELFGPFDVWAVCPHGPEDGCGCRKPAPGLVLAACERLGAAPERTVVVGDIGSDVRAASAAGARGVLVPTPVTRPEEVAAARETAGDLLAAVRLVCPTGSEAGRGTHPGPTRAPARQRPRATGGAR
- a CDS encoding glycosyltransferase family 2 protein, which produces MYPTPMRPTPVHPAPVVPPPYAIVVPTLGRPSLRACLDAVAAATASGCGPARIVLVHDRPGPDGTPPAVDVPPALQPITTVVAGRARGPAAARNTGTRAAGQVPWIVFLDDDVVPAQSWGEALARDLASASRDTAAVTARIEVPLPPGRRPTDWERNTAGLATARWITADMAFRREALEAAGGFDERFRRAFREDADLALRLIEGGWVLASGSRRTSHPVRPADRWISVRLQAGNADDVLMGRLHGPGWWGRAGAPRGRLPRHAAVTAAAAAAAGCALAGRRGAAAWCAAGWVAGAAEFAAARITPGPRTRDEVVTMAVTSAVIPALAVWHWLRGTVVHRRVGRAQPAAPPGSRPAAPQEAPRAQVRS